A genomic window from Actinomycetaceae bacterium MB13-C1-2 includes:
- a CDS encoding Gfo/Idh/MocA family oxidoreductase — translation MTTNENIRVGVLGIGSMGRHHVRNARALEGFDLVAVADPAGDKFGVAGDLKVLDSVEALIAEGVQACIVAVPTGFHEDAAIKLAHAGVHTLVEKPLATDVQSGRRIADAFDAAGVVGAVGYVERCNPALLEMRKRVQEGQLGEVYQVVTRRQSPFPARISDVGVVKDLATHDVDLAAWIAGSPYELVFAQTAHRSGREHEDMVTVSGRFANGVLVSNLVNWLTPFKERVTVVTGEHGALVADTALSDLTFYENGSFPVQWDQIAAFRGVSEGQVTRYALQKREPLAVEQENFRDAILGRANDHVSMEQAQADLEVTEAILRSAQTGESIRVG, via the coding sequence ATGACCACTAATGAGAACATCAGAGTCGGCGTCCTTGGTATCGGTTCGATGGGGCGCCATCACGTGCGCAACGCCAGAGCGCTGGAGGGTTTCGATCTGGTGGCAGTGGCGGACCCGGCCGGGGACAAGTTTGGGGTCGCCGGCGACCTGAAGGTATTGGACTCAGTCGAGGCTTTGATTGCCGAAGGCGTGCAAGCCTGCATCGTCGCGGTTCCGACCGGCTTTCATGAAGACGCCGCAATAAAACTCGCTCACGCAGGAGTGCACACCCTGGTGGAGAAGCCTCTTGCCACGGACGTACAGTCGGGCAGGCGTATAGCCGACGCTTTTGATGCTGCGGGAGTGGTTGGCGCCGTCGGGTATGTGGAGCGTTGCAATCCGGCTCTGTTGGAAATGCGTAAAAGAGTCCAGGAAGGGCAACTCGGCGAGGTTTACCAGGTAGTAACGCGCCGTCAGTCGCCGTTCCCTGCACGGATTTCTGATGTCGGAGTAGTGAAGGATCTCGCAACTCACGATGTTGACCTTGCTGCTTGGATTGCGGGCTCGCCGTATGAGCTGGTGTTTGCTCAGACTGCACATCGCAGCGGTCGAGAGCACGAGGACATGGTCACCGTCTCTGGCAGATTCGCCAACGGGGTCCTGGTTTCGAACCTTGTGAACTGGCTTACTCCGTTCAAGGAACGGGTGACGGTAGTTACCGGGGAGCACGGGGCGCTGGTGGCTGACACCGCGCTGAGTGACCTGACCTTCTATGAGAATGGATCCTTCCCGGTTCAGTGGGATCAAATCGCCGCTTTCCGGGGGGTATCGGAGGGACAGGTGACCCGCTATGCCCTACAGAAACGCGAACCGCTCGCGGTCGAACAAGAGAACTTCCGTGACGCAATACTAGGGCGAGCCAACGACCACGTCAGCATGGAACAAGCTCAAGCCGATCTCGAGGTAACCGAAGCAATCCTAAGGTCCGCACAAACAGGCGAATCCATTCGAGTGGGGTAG
- a CDS encoding DegT/DnrJ/EryC1/StrS family aminotransferase, giving the protein MGNEFTERAFIPAAKPIIGEEEVEAVSAVLRSGMVAQGPQVAAFEEEFSAQVVDDVHAVAVNSGTSALHLMLLAAGVGPGDEVLVPSFTFAATANSVAITGATPVFVDIESDYFCMDPAAAEAAITDRTKAIMPVHLYGHPAEMDQFDVLADKYGLVLFEDAAQAHGASLNGKRVGTFGTAAGFSLYPTKNMTSGEGGMITTGDEEIARRARVLRNQGMEKQYQNELIGLNNRMTDIHASIGRVQLTHLPKWTEKRQANAAFLNEHLEGVVTPSVAPGAVHVYHQYTIRADASQRDRMVQAMRDEYQVGSGVYYPIPNHRLPSLEHFAPGLDLPETERAAKEVISLPVHPSLSDEDLERVVEAVNATARAGA; this is encoded by the coding sequence ATGGGTAATGAGTTTACGGAGCGCGCGTTTATTCCTGCTGCGAAGCCGATTATTGGTGAAGAAGAGGTAGAGGCAGTCTCGGCGGTGTTGCGGTCCGGAATGGTGGCTCAAGGGCCCCAGGTGGCAGCATTTGAGGAGGAGTTCTCGGCACAGGTCGTAGACGATGTCCACGCGGTTGCGGTTAACTCGGGTACGTCTGCTTTGCATCTGATGCTTTTGGCGGCCGGGGTCGGTCCTGGTGACGAAGTGCTGGTGCCATCATTCACGTTTGCGGCGACAGCAAACTCAGTAGCAATAACCGGTGCTACTCCGGTGTTTGTGGATATTGAGTCCGACTACTTCTGCATGGACCCGGCCGCCGCAGAGGCAGCGATCACGGATCGAACCAAAGCAATCATGCCCGTGCACCTCTACGGTCACCCCGCCGAGATGGATCAGTTCGACGTTCTTGCTGACAAATATGGTCTTGTCTTGTTTGAGGATGCGGCGCAGGCCCACGGTGCTTCACTGAATGGCAAGCGGGTCGGAACCTTTGGTACCGCTGCGGGTTTCTCCCTTTACCCGACCAAGAATATGACTTCCGGCGAGGGCGGAATGATTACCACAGGCGACGAAGAAATTGCGCGCCGTGCACGAGTCTTGCGAAACCAGGGGATGGAGAAGCAGTACCAGAACGAACTGATTGGGCTCAACAACCGTATGACCGATATTCACGCCTCGATTGGCAGAGTCCAGCTCACACATCTTCCCAAGTGGACTGAGAAGCGTCAGGCCAATGCGGCATTCCTGAATGAACATCTAGAAGGCGTAGTAACTCCAAGCGTTGCCCCCGGAGCGGTGCACGTGTACCACCAGTACACGATTCGCGCGGACGCCTCGCAGCGTGATCGCATGGTTCAGGCAATGCGAGATGAGTACCAGGTGGGCTCCGGTGTCTACTATCCGATCCCTAACCACCGTCTGCCGTCACTAGAGCACTTCGCTCCCGGCCTTGATCTGCCCGAGACAGAGAGGGCCGCTAAAGAGGTAATTTCTCTGCCAGTTCACCCGTCATTATCCGACGAAGATCTGGAGCGAGTGGTGGAAGCCGTCAATGCGACAGCAAGGGCAGGGGCCTAG
- a CDS encoding acyltransferase, with amino-acid sequence MVRIVDSADVSPDAVIGEGSSIWHLAQVREGAVLGQNCIVGRGAYIGTGVSLGNNCKVQNYALVYEPAELADGVFIGPAVVLTNDHNPRAINPDGTIKDASDWEPVGVKIGEGAAIGARAVCVAPVRIGAWATVAAGAVVTRDVPDFGLVVGVPARRVGWVGRAGARLVEEETGLFRCPETGALYREVGENNLVEVGA; translated from the coding sequence ATGGTTCGGATCGTCGATTCTGCAGATGTTTCGCCGGATGCGGTCATCGGTGAAGGTTCTTCCATATGGCATCTGGCCCAGGTGCGTGAGGGTGCGGTACTCGGACAAAACTGCATTGTCGGACGTGGAGCCTACATCGGCACAGGGGTCAGCTTGGGGAACAACTGCAAGGTCCAGAATTATGCGCTGGTGTATGAGCCCGCTGAACTTGCTGATGGCGTGTTTATCGGTCCGGCGGTGGTACTGACTAATGACCACAATCCTAGAGCCATCAATCCGGATGGAACGATCAAGGACGCATCGGACTGGGAGCCAGTGGGCGTAAAGATTGGTGAAGGGGCAGCTATCGGCGCGCGGGCGGTGTGTGTTGCGCCGGTGAGAATCGGAGCGTGGGCCACGGTCGCGGCGGGTGCTGTAGTGACTCGTGATGTGCCCGATTTCGGTCTGGTTGTAGGCGTTCCCGCCAGGCGAGTTGGCTGGGTTGGTCGCGCCGGCGCGCGTCTTGTTGAAGAAGAAACGGGGCTGTTCCGGTGCCCGGAAACCGGCGCGCTGTACCGTGAGGTAGGCGAAAACAATTTGGTGGAGGTTGGGGCCTGA
- a CDS encoding glycosyltransferase family 2 protein: protein MAEPATNYAQTWLVIPLYNEAEVISDVVKNAKKSFANIVCVDDGSTDDSVREARRAGAIVVQHPFNLGQGAALQTGIDFALRQPNMQYLLTFDADGQHRVEDATAMVDQAIAQDLAMVFGTRFRDGASPVGWSKKAVLKTAAAVTRWKTGLDLTDAHNGLRLLRRDAAERIDLKQNRMAHASEIVGQLAATDLPWAERPVTIDYTEYSKAKGQSLLNSVNILVDLVMR from the coding sequence ATGGCTGAACCCGCAACCAACTACGCCCAGACGTGGCTGGTAATTCCTCTGTACAACGAAGCTGAAGTGATCAGCGACGTGGTAAAGAACGCCAAGAAGTCGTTTGCCAACATCGTTTGTGTGGACGATGGTTCCACAGATGATTCAGTTCGAGAAGCAAGACGGGCGGGAGCAATCGTAGTTCAACATCCGTTTAATCTTGGACAGGGAGCGGCACTACAAACGGGCATCGACTTCGCCCTAAGGCAACCGAACATGCAGTATCTGCTCACTTTTGATGCAGACGGTCAGCACCGGGTTGAGGACGCCACCGCAATGGTCGATCAGGCCATAGCTCAAGACCTTGCGATGGTGTTCGGAACACGTTTTCGCGACGGTGCCTCGCCCGTAGGTTGGTCGAAGAAGGCTGTTCTAAAGACAGCCGCCGCAGTTACTCGCTGGAAAACCGGCTTAGATCTGACCGACGCTCACAACGGTCTGCGTCTACTTAGGCGGGACGCAGCAGAGCGGATCGACCTGAAACAGAATCGCATGGCCCATGCTTCTGAGATCGTCGGTCAACTAGCCGCAACCGACCTTCCTTGGGCGGAGCGCCCGGTGACCATCGACTACACCGAGTATTCCAAGGCAAAGGGACAGTCACTTCTAAACTCCGTCAATATCCTGGTCGACCTGGTGATGAGGTGA
- a CDS encoding DUF2304 domain-containing protein yields MNYWLIKGILIISLMVLMYFLFRPARSDSSLALRRIGMFLIMVAAVFAIIFPGLFNRFAQSIGVMSGTNLLVYMLVIVILAQMASSYRKDMASQQKLTTLARKIALMEEENSGAEPRNLGNLPDESGVEGNPGPYKPQDGE; encoded by the coding sequence GTGAACTATTGGCTGATTAAGGGGATCCTCATCATTTCGTTGATGGTCCTCATGTACTTTCTGTTCCGCCCTGCTAGGTCTGATTCATCGTTGGCGCTTCGTCGCATCGGAATGTTCCTAATAATGGTGGCGGCAGTGTTCGCCATCATTTTTCCGGGACTGTTCAACAGATTCGCACAGTCCATCGGTGTTATGTCCGGCACCAATCTGCTGGTCTATATGCTCGTCATCGTCATTCTTGCCCAGATGGCTTCTTCATACAGAAAAGACATGGCGTCCCAGCAGAAACTCACTACCCTGGCTCGGAAAATTGCCCTGATGGAAGAAGAAAACAGCGGCGCTGAACCCCGGAACCTAGGGAATCTGCCTGATGAGTCCGGCGTCGAAGGTAACCCCGGACCATACAAACCCCAGGATGGGGAATAA
- a CDS encoding LCP family protein yields the protein MSKNQNLNPSQIPPAHSATSMRSTRWIAMLLAGVLGVALFAGTAGAILYNDITGTVKGSVIDTSHLNATAQSEEQSEADAGPIDSFEGRPVNLLVMGTDARVGQRDIVNPEDTDESMRADTTLIVHLSADRQSATVVSIPRDIWMLIPECQLSDGSVSYEQWGQFNWAFFFGSGGGTDSDAMAGAIACTEKTVEDMTGINFDGYAVFDFNGFASMIEALGGVEICLDEELYDPDYLAMAFPAGCNVMDGITATQFARVRHVGDGSDMQRIQRQQNMIGAIVKKALNTSMLTNMPSLYQFLTATLNNAVISPSLANINSSLGLVSSLKGIDPANIRFVTMPVLTADFNMYRNVPKEPLDSELWASLINGTDLPPGIVYQNMDGEYFTVGENGESIPGGSPRTDDEIGGIPGWDAYRYDEYIGGNGTSFAVPTWGDSTN from the coding sequence ATGAGCAAGAACCAGAACCTGAACCCGTCGCAGATTCCGCCGGCACATTCGGCCACTTCCATGCGCTCCACGCGATGGATCGCAATGCTACTGGCTGGCGTACTTGGAGTTGCACTGTTCGCTGGCACCGCTGGCGCCATCCTTTACAACGACATCACTGGAACCGTGAAGGGATCAGTGATTGATACTTCGCACCTGAACGCAACCGCTCAAAGCGAAGAACAGAGTGAGGCAGACGCTGGGCCGATCGATAGTTTTGAGGGTCGCCCGGTAAATCTTCTGGTGATGGGCACGGACGCAAGGGTCGGACAGCGCGACATCGTCAACCCGGAAGACACCGACGAGAGCATGCGTGCTGACACCACACTCATAGTCCACCTCTCGGCTGATCGACAGTCTGCGACCGTGGTTTCAATTCCTCGTGACATCTGGATGCTCATCCCCGAGTGTCAGCTTTCAGACGGTTCGGTTAGCTATGAGCAATGGGGACAGTTCAACTGGGCTTTCTTCTTCGGCTCGGGAGGAGGAACCGACTCCGATGCAATGGCGGGAGCGATTGCATGTACCGAGAAAACCGTTGAGGACATGACGGGAATCAACTTTGACGGTTACGCCGTATTTGACTTCAATGGTTTCGCGTCGATGATTGAGGCGCTCGGCGGGGTCGAGATTTGTCTAGACGAGGAACTCTATGACCCGGATTATCTGGCCATGGCATTCCCCGCGGGTTGCAACGTTATGGACGGAATAACTGCAACTCAGTTCGCCCGCGTCCGTCATGTTGGCGACGGATCTGATATGCAGCGTATTCAGCGCCAACAAAACATGATCGGCGCGATCGTGAAGAAGGCACTGAACACCAGCATGCTTACCAACATGCCGAGCCTCTATCAGTTCCTAACGGCGACACTGAATAATGCTGTCATCTCGCCGTCCCTGGCTAATATCAACTCCAGCCTCGGTCTGGTTTCGTCCCTTAAGGGCATTGACCCGGCCAATATTCGATTCGTGACGATGCCTGTACTCACTGCCGACTTCAACATGTATCGCAATGTTCCAAAAGAGCCTCTCGACTCCGAGCTGTGGGCCTCTCTGATCAACGGCACCGACCTACCTCCAGGAATTGTCTACCAGAACATGGACGGCGAATACTTCACCGTGGGTGAAAACGGAGAGAGCATTCCGGGAGGGAGCCCTCGCACAGACGACGAAATCGGGGGCATTCCGGGCTGGGACGCCTATCGGTATGACGAATACATCGGCGGCAACGGTACCTCGTTCGCCGTCCCGACATGGGGCGACTCCACCAACTGA
- a CDS encoding LCP family protein: MVTLPLLLIAIIAWPLWLIHHVDASMNRVEALSGAANTPGTTYLFAGSDSRDGWNEDDPTEGGRSDSMILVHKAANGQTAMVSLPRDTYIDIPYVGWNKLNAAFSLGGPELAVETVEQMTGLTVDHYVEIGMSGVGEIVDALGGVNLCWDQDVSDEYSGMEWTAGCHDVNGTEALAFARMRYADPLGDVGRTMRQRQILGAVSDKALSWKTLVNPVKQLELGDAAADALTVDHKTKIWNVGFLLLAMRSASADGLTGAPPMWDYNAMMDVGSVMLLDEDLAPVFFQKLAAGTLAPEDFDQPL, translated from the coding sequence TTGGTTACGCTACCCCTGCTACTAATCGCCATTATCGCGTGGCCTCTGTGGCTCATTCACCATGTGGATGCGTCCATGAACCGTGTGGAAGCACTGTCGGGGGCCGCGAATACCCCGGGAACAACTTATCTGTTCGCTGGCTCAGACTCCCGTGACGGATGGAACGAGGACGATCCCACCGAGGGCGGGCGCTCAGACTCAATGATTCTTGTACACAAAGCCGCGAACGGTCAGACCGCGATGGTTTCACTTCCTCGGGACACATACATCGATATTCCATACGTGGGTTGGAACAAGCTCAACGCCGCGTTTTCACTTGGGGGCCCTGAACTGGCCGTCGAGACAGTGGAGCAAATGACCGGTCTTACCGTAGACCACTACGTCGAGATTGGGATGTCCGGTGTCGGGGAAATCGTGGACGCACTCGGCGGCGTTAACCTCTGCTGGGACCAAGACGTCTCTGACGAGTATTCCGGTATGGAATGGACCGCTGGGTGCCACGATGTGAACGGTACGGAAGCCCTAGCCTTCGCACGGATGCGCTATGCCGACCCACTGGGAGACGTGGGACGAACGATGAGGCAACGACAGATACTCGGCGCGGTTTCGGACAAGGCACTTTCCTGGAAGACTCTGGTCAATCCTGTAAAGCAACTTGAATTGGGAGACGCGGCAGCCGACGCGCTGACGGTCGACCACAAGACGAAGATTTGGAACGTTGGATTCCTATTGCTGGCAATGAGGTCAGCATCGGCCGATGGCCTCACGGGAGCACCGCCGATGTGGGACTACAACGCGATGATGGACGTAGGGTCGGTGATGCTATTGGACGAGGACCTCGCGCCCGTTTTCTTCCAAAAGTTGGCCGCCGGCACTCTTGCACCAGAGGACTTCGACCAACCACTGTGA
- the galE gene encoding UDP-glucose 4-epimerase GalE, with translation MSTLVTGGAGYIGSHVVRLLQERGERVVVVDDLSSGDESRIGDATLVQVDLSSDAALDVLSQTMIDEDVDAVIHFAAKKQVGESVKRPSFYYKQNIGGLANLMRAMYDSGVRDIVFSSSAAVYGMPDLEVISEDVPKNPINPYGRTKWIGEQMLNDGNIGWGLNYLALRYFNAAGTGWIDLADTATMNLVPIVLEAISKGAEPIVFGDDYPTADGTCIRDYVHVMDLAKAHLVALDALREGSVKNVPLNVGTGKGSSVYEVIDGLREISGWDFPVKVGPRREGDPAALTADCSAIEESLGWKAELGLPEILQSAWDARQAGPNPVKVPAEG, from the coding sequence ATGAGCACACTGGTTACTGGAGGCGCCGGATACATCGGCTCCCACGTGGTACGACTACTGCAAGAGCGCGGTGAGAGGGTCGTCGTTGTTGATGATCTTTCAAGCGGCGATGAGTCGCGGATTGGGGATGCAACGCTGGTACAGGTTGATCTTTCCTCGGACGCGGCACTGGATGTCTTGTCGCAGACGATGATTGATGAAGACGTCGACGCGGTGATTCACTTCGCTGCGAAGAAACAGGTAGGAGAGTCGGTTAAGCGCCCCTCGTTCTATTACAAACAGAACATCGGGGGACTGGCAAACCTGATGCGTGCCATGTATGACTCGGGGGTGCGAGATATCGTTTTTTCTTCATCCGCGGCCGTCTATGGCATGCCCGATCTGGAAGTGATAAGTGAGGATGTGCCGAAGAACCCGATCAACCCATATGGGCGCACCAAGTGGATCGGCGAGCAGATGTTGAACGATGGCAACATCGGCTGGGGACTTAACTATCTGGCGCTGCGTTACTTCAACGCTGCGGGGACCGGATGGATTGATCTGGCGGACACCGCGACCATGAATCTGGTGCCTATTGTGCTTGAGGCCATCTCCAAGGGAGCAGAGCCGATTGTCTTCGGGGATGACTATCCGACGGCCGATGGAACATGCATTCGTGACTACGTGCATGTTATGGACCTTGCCAAGGCGCACCTGGTAGCGCTGGACGCGCTGCGTGAGGGGAGCGTGAAGAACGTGCCGTTGAATGTGGGGACCGGTAAAGGATCGTCGGTGTACGAGGTAATCGACGGGTTGCGTGAGATATCCGGGTGGGATTTCCCGGTGAAGGTCGGGCCGCGTCGTGAGGGCGACCCAGCGGCGCTGACTGCGGACTGTAGCGCGATCGAGGAGTCTCTTGGGTGGAAGGCCGAGCTCGGTCTGCCCGAGATCCTTCAGTCGGCGTGGGACGCGCGACAGGCGGGTCCGAACCCGGTGAAGGTTCCAGCGGAAGGGTAG
- a CDS encoding ATP-binding protein codes for MRRRATRMILSAVIVVVLILGIPAAILGGRFVWESDQAKVDTRAVTVARSVDRRLSDDLYVTQSIVAQWADAQGGEPEARIVVTIPGKYYLVANSAPVGPSLSGKYRSLAGATVEVEVSAIPTIQKIVFLEVMLLTGVAVSLLLAWVLARNMSRRLSAPLIYLAAQAEQIGSGQVRAQVKPSGIEEIDLVQEELVRTGERMARRLAAERQRSADASHQLRTPLTALSMRLEEIQYISKEPEVQEEAEACLGQVERLTTVVNDLLDSARRAGSETEVVQLLEVFNNELEEWEGQFSAAGRSLVFQDEAAQLVLAEEGKLTQILAILIENSLRYGAGATVVRSRRSGSSRAVLIDVSDEGEGISPDVAEEVFEMGYSEHGSSGIGLALAKDLAQGMGARLELTKNSPPVFTLSLSAIPSNFDPNIVMPQAPLMSVGRRANRL; via the coding sequence ATGCGTCGTCGAGCCACGCGCATGATCCTCTCCGCAGTCATTGTCGTTGTCTTAATTCTCGGAATCCCGGCAGCGATACTGGGGGGTAGATTCGTCTGGGAAAGTGACCAGGCGAAGGTAGACACTAGGGCTGTCACTGTTGCTCGCTCGGTTGACAGGCGCCTCTCAGATGACCTGTATGTCACCCAGTCCATTGTGGCCCAGTGGGCGGATGCTCAGGGCGGCGAGCCCGAAGCCCGCATCGTAGTTACGATTCCTGGCAAGTACTACCTGGTGGCAAACTCGGCGCCCGTAGGACCGTCGCTTTCTGGTAAATACCGTTCGTTGGCCGGAGCAACAGTCGAAGTTGAGGTTTCCGCAATCCCAACTATCCAGAAGATAGTCTTTTTGGAAGTGATGCTGTTGACCGGTGTCGCGGTTTCCCTTCTTTTAGCGTGGGTTCTGGCCCGCAACATGTCTCGGCGTCTGTCAGCGCCGCTTATCTATCTTGCAGCACAGGCCGAACAAATTGGCTCGGGTCAGGTTCGTGCCCAGGTCAAGCCCTCGGGCATTGAGGAGATTGACCTGGTCCAAGAGGAGCTGGTTCGAACTGGCGAGCGAATGGCCCGCAGGCTTGCCGCTGAGAGACAGCGTTCGGCTGACGCATCACACCAGCTTCGGACTCCACTAACCGCACTATCGATGCGACTGGAGGAAATCCAGTACATCTCTAAGGAACCGGAGGTTCAGGAGGAGGCGGAGGCATGCTTGGGTCAGGTAGAGCGGTTGACCACAGTGGTCAACGACCTTCTTGACTCCGCTCGCCGCGCGGGTAGCGAGACCGAGGTGGTACAACTCCTTGAGGTGTTCAACAACGAGCTTGAGGAGTGGGAGGGACAGTTTAGTGCGGCGGGACGTAGCCTGGTTTTCCAGGATGAAGCTGCACAACTGGTTCTGGCGGAAGAGGGAAAGCTGACACAGATCCTCGCCATTCTTATTGAGAACTCGCTCCGATACGGCGCGGGGGCGACAGTGGTGCGGTCACGTCGTAGTGGTTCCTCTCGTGCGGTCCTGATTGACGTCTCCGACGAGGGCGAGGGAATCAGCCCAGACGTGGCCGAGGAAGTCTTCGAGATGGGCTACTCCGAGCACGGCTCGTCGGGAATCGGATTAGCTCTGGCCAAGGACCTGGCTCAGGGCATGGGGGCGAGGCTGGAGTTAACAAAGAATTCGCCGCCCGTGTTCACCTTGTCGCTTTCTGCGATTCCCTCAAACTTTGACCCCAATATCGTGATGCCACAGGCCCCGCTCATGTCGGTCGGCCGCAGGGCGAACAGGTTGTAG
- a CDS encoding response regulator transcription factor: MTKVLLVEDDPAISEPLARAFGREGYEVRNHGTARSALNEVEGADLVVLDLGLPDMDGLDVAREIRQRGLEMPILILTARTDEADMVIGLDAGADDYVTKPFRLAELLARIRALLRRGHGEAGDTELRAQDVVIDVPAHRAFVGDRELSLTAREFDLLKVLVKQAGQMVPREELMREVWGQDPQGSTKTLDMHVSWLRRKLGDSASDPRYISTVRGLGFRFEL; the protein is encoded by the coding sequence ATGACGAAAGTACTGCTCGTTGAGGATGACCCGGCAATCTCTGAACCTTTGGCGCGCGCGTTTGGGCGTGAGGGATATGAGGTAAGAAACCACGGGACCGCCCGTAGTGCTCTAAATGAGGTTGAGGGTGCGGATCTGGTTGTACTGGATCTTGGTCTTCCAGACATGGATGGCCTAGACGTTGCACGCGAGATTCGACAGCGCGGCCTGGAAATGCCCATTTTGATTCTGACCGCGCGTACCGATGAGGCCGACATGGTTATCGGCCTTGACGCTGGGGCTGACGACTACGTAACTAAGCCGTTCCGCCTGGCCGAGTTGCTCGCACGGATTCGTGCCCTACTGCGTCGCGGCCACGGAGAGGCGGGAGACACGGAGCTTCGCGCCCAGGATGTCGTTATTGATGTTCCTGCTCACCGCGCGTTTGTTGGAGATCGCGAGCTTTCGCTAACCGCCCGCGAGTTTGACCTTCTGAAGGTGCTGGTGAAACAAGCCGGGCAGATGGTTCCTCGTGAAGAGCTGATGCGTGAGGTCTGGGGGCAGGATCCGCAAGGTTCGACAAAGACCCTCGACATGCACGTGTCTTGGTTGCGTCGAAAGCTGGGTGACAGCGCTTCTGATCCGCGCTACATCAGCACTGTTCGAGGTCTGGGGTTCCGTTTCGAGCTCTAG
- a CDS encoding adenylate/guanylate cyclase domain-containing protein, translating into MSANDMAREMGTNVEAIESYWLEMGFPLGDPDDKQFTEWDLHALQYWWETLRAAGVSSSTSAALTRAQSHLADRLSLWELEALVEDAERRYDLDDSSARVVAIDEMKDVADALESQMIYAWRRQMYALIERVTHEVATRDVNHSKRRFPLSRALGFVDMESYTATSSLLGGQMVGLVERFEYLCRSVVTANGGRVVKMIGDSVFFIADELDTGLKVVTSLIKALDEAEDLLPVRASLILGDVFSRSGDVFGPPVNLAARLVDVAPTGSVLTDAPTAAAIASSPLRFEYRVDDFPSVELHGFGKVSPFLISEQEPSKR; encoded by the coding sequence ATGTCCGCCAATGACATGGCGCGGGAGATGGGGACGAATGTCGAGGCAATCGAGAGTTATTGGCTTGAGATGGGATTCCCCTTGGGAGACCCCGACGATAAACAGTTCACCGAGTGGGATTTGCATGCGCTTCAGTACTGGTGGGAAACGCTCAGGGCGGCCGGGGTTTCCTCATCAACATCGGCCGCGCTAACCAGGGCCCAGTCTCATCTCGCGGATCGCCTATCGCTCTGGGAACTTGAAGCCTTGGTCGAGGACGCAGAGCGTAGATACGATCTGGACGATTCATCGGCACGAGTCGTCGCCATCGACGAAATGAAGGATGTCGCCGATGCTCTTGAGTCGCAGATGATCTATGCATGGCGCAGGCAGATGTATGCGTTGATTGAGCGGGTTACACACGAGGTGGCAACCAGGGATGTCAACCACTCCAAGCGTCGTTTTCCACTTTCCCGAGCACTCGGCTTCGTCGACATGGAGTCCTACACAGCTACTTCGTCTCTGCTGGGCGGTCAGATGGTCGGATTGGTCGAGAGGTTTGAGTACCTGTGTCGTTCAGTAGTGACCGCGAACGGTGGACGGGTGGTGAAGATGATCGGCGACTCGGTCTTTTTCATTGCTGATGAACTCGATACTGGACTCAAAGTGGTTACCAGCCTGATAAAAGCTCTTGATGAAGCCGAAGACTTGCTTCCCGTGCGAGCGTCGCTGATTCTTGGCGATGTCTTTTCTCGCTCAGGTGACGTCTTCGGGCCCCCTGTGAACTTGGCAGCACGACTGGTAGATGTTGCTCCGACGGGCAGTGTCTTAACTGACGCACCGACCGCTGCGGCTATCGCCTCGTCCCCCCTCAGGTTTGAGTACCGAGTCGACGACTTTCCCTCGGTGGAACTACACGGATTCGGGAAGGTCTCCCCTTTCCTGATCTCTGAACAAGAGCCGAGTAAGAGATGA